Below is a window of Halolamina sp. CBA1230 DNA.
CCCGAGGGCGGCGTGGTCGTCGCCGACAACATGACCCGAGGCCCGATCGATCTCGACGCGCTGGCGGCCTATTTCGCCGACGACGAACCGCTGCCCGAGGACGCGAGCGACGGGACGGAAGGGATCGCGAACTACGTCGAACACGTCCACGCCGACCCGGCGTTCGAGTCGTTCGTGCTGCCCGTTGGGTCGGGGCTCTGTCTGAGCACGCGGGTGGCGGAGCGCTAAACGTCGGTCACACCCCCGGCGTCGACGTGCTCCCGGGGCATCAGGTCCGCGAACCGCTGCTCGGCTAGCCACTCGCCCAACTGGACGAGTTCGTCGCAGGCCGCCTCGAAGATCCGTTCACCTTTCTCGGCGGTCGCGTCGGTCGGATCGCCGAACGCGCCGTTGGCGGAGTTCTCGATCGTGTCGTAGTGAACGCGGGCACCGTGGCGGCTGTAGCCGGCGTTCGCGAGATCCGTGAGCCCGTCGTCGCGGGCGTTCTCGAACTCCCCCTCCTTCACGGTCTCCGGCGCGAGATGGAGCAGCATCGCCGTCTCCTTCGGGCCCGCGTGAGGGCCGTTGGTCACGAAGATCTCGTTCACGAGCTCCGGGATCGCGTGGTCCCACATCCACGGCGTGGCGAACGCGGTCTCGTCCGCCCGAACGCGGCGCCCCACCTCCTGGAGATGCTGTTCGTTGCCGCCGTGGGCGTTGACGAACACGACGCGGTCGATCCCGTGGTACGCGAGGTTCCGGGTGAGGTCTTCCACGTAGTCCCGGAACGACGACGGCGACACCCACATCGTGCCGTGGAACTGCCGGTGGTGATCGCTGACGCCGACGTTGACGGTGGGTGTGCAGAGGAAGCCAGTGCGCTCGGCAGCGGCGCGGGCGAGCCCCTCCGCGATGGTGTGGTCGGTCGAGAGCGGCAGGTGCGGGCCGTGCTGTTCGGTCGACCCCAGCGGGACGAACGCAACTGGGCCGGCGTCGGCGGTCGCGACGTCGGGCCACGTCTGCTCGGCGAGGTACATACGCGGTGCAGGAGCGGCGGGGTCCTAAAGCCTGTCTCGCCGGAACGCGCCGCTCCCGGGGGCTTCGCCACGCTTTTGACGCCTGCCCACCCACTCACGACCATGTTTGGAGGCGGCGGACTCAACCCGCGTAAGATGCAGCAGATGATGAAGCAGATGGGGATCGACGTCGAGGAGCTCGACGCCGAGGAAGTGATCATCCGGACCGGCGACGAGGAGCTCTACTTCGACGGCGCCCAGGTCACCAAGATGGACGCCCAGGGCCAGGAGACCTACCAGATCGTCGGCGAGCCCAACGTCCGCGAAACGGGCAGTGACGAGGCCGAGGCGATCGAAGCGGGCGAGGAGGAGGAGGCCGACGAGGACGGCATCCCCGACGCGGACGTCGAGATCGTCGCCCAGCGCGCGGGCGTCACGGAGTCCACCGCCCGGGAGGTCCTCGAGGAGAACGACGGCGACCTCGCGGCGGCCGTCTCCCAGCTGGAGTAGTCCTGTGGGTGCCTTTCTCCTGGTTCACGGCGACCGTGAGTACGTCCGCCGTCCCGGCGAGGAGCTCCAGACCGACCTCGGCGTGCTCGACGTCCCCGAGGACGTGAGCCACGGCGACGAACTGGAGACCCACCTCGGCGAGCCGTTCGGCGTCCGTGAACTCCGCGGGCCGGACCTGTTCGAGCATTTCGAGCGCACTGGCGCGCCGATGATGCCCCGCGACGCCGGGCTCGTGATGGGCCACACCGGCGCCGGCGGCGGCGACCGCGTGCTCGACGCCGGCACCGGCACGGGCGTGCTCGCGGCGTACCTCGCCCGCGCCGGCGCCGAGGTGACGACGTACGAGACCGACGCGGAGTTCGCGGAGGTCGCCCGCGAGAACATGGAGCTCGGCGGCGTCGCCGACCGCGTCGACGTGCGCACCGGCGACGTGACCGAGCATCTCGACGATCTGGTCGACGAGGGGCCGTTCGACGTGCTCACGCTCGACACCGCCGACTCGCCCGCGGTGGTCGAGCGCGCGCCGGAGCTACTGACGGCGGGCGGGTTCGTCGCGGTCTACTCGCCGTTCGTGGAGTCGGTGCGCGAAACCGTCGAGACGGCGCGGGGCGAGCTCACGGATATCCGGACGTTCGAGACGATCCAGCGCCGGATGGACGTGGGCGAGCGTGGCACGCGGCCGTCGACGGCCGGCGTTGGGCATACGGGGTACCTGACGTTTGCTAGAAAGGAGTAGTTGGGAGCCCCCGGGGGCCTGGGAGAGAACGCTACTGCGTCAGTGGTCGTCCTCGCGCCACTTGTGGCCGCACTCCGTACACGTGAAGAATCGGGTCTCGGACTCGTCGGCCGCGCGGATCTGCTTCATCTCGTAGCTCGCGCGGTCGTTACCACACTCGGGACAGCGGATCTCCGTCGTCGGGCCGAGCGCCCCCTCGTCGACGTCGGACATGTCGACGATATCGCTCTCCTCCTGGTCCTGCTGGGTGGTCATGCCGGACTCCTCGGCCTCGTTTCGGGTTTCCGTGGCACCACAGCTGCCACAGACCCACTCGTCCCCCTCCGCCTTCATCATCGAACCGCACTCGTCGCAGAACTTCATTAGCGGTGGCGTAGCGGGCCCCCCGGTTTAAGCGCCGGGGTTCGGCGTGAGCTGACGGCTGCCGTCGGTCACCCGAACGCTCCCGGCAGCCCGTCGACACACTGGCTGACGACGGGACTCCGCTAACACCGTTGTAACCGGGTGACGACGGGGTTCGCGAGCGCTCAAGTGGTTCGCGCCCGTAGCAAGTAACGTGACGCAACCACACGCACACAGCGTATCGACGCCGAACACTGTCGCGACGGGGGTGGAGCGATGAGCCTGCTGCAGGCAGCCGCACTCGAGGGATCCGCGGGCACCGTGTTCCTCCTCGCCCGCCTCGTCTTCGGCCTCGTGCTCGCGTTCATGGGGCTGAACCACTTCACGGATATCGAGGGGATGGCGGGGTACGCCGGCTCGAAAGGCGTGCCGGCGCCGAAGTTCGGCGTGATCGCGTCGGGCGTCATGCTGCTGCTGGGCGGCCTCGGCGTCGCCGCCGGCGCCTACCCCGTGCTCGCGGCTGGCGCGCTCGCGACCTTTTTCGTCGTCGCGACGCCGCTGATGCACGACTTCTGGAACGCCGAGGACACGCAGGGCGAGATGACCCACTTCCTCAAGAACGTCGCCCTGCTGGGCGCCTCGCTGGCGTTCCTCGCGCTCGGCGGCGTCGACTGGCCGCTCGCGGCCAACGTCGGCCTGTTCTGACGGACTCGTCGCCGTCGACGACTGACAGTCAGCCCGATCGCTCTCTCGAGACGGCTGCCGAGCGATCCCGGCGAACGCCACAGTCTCGCGATCGATAGCCGGGACCCGATCTTTTTCCGGGACGACGCGGCAGTGCCGTCCATGATCCGCGCCGACGGGCTCGAGAAGCGCTACGGCGAGTTCGTCGCGGTCGCCGGCAGCGACTTTTCGGCCGACGCCGGCGATATCTTCGGTATCGTCGGCCCCAACGGTGCCGGCAAGACGACGACGCTGAAGATGCTCGCCGGGCTGGTCGAGCCGACCGCCGGCGAGGCGACCGTCGCCGGCTACGACGTCGACGATCCCGAGATGCGCCGGGCGCTGGGGTTCCTCCCCGAGGAGTCGCCGCTGTACGAGAACATGACCGCCCGCTCGTACCTTTCCTTCTTCGCAGACCTCTACGACGTGCCGGGCGACGTCGCCGACGACCGAATCGAGTCGACGCTCGACCGCCTCGAACTCGACCACCGCGACCGCCGGCTCGGCGACGTCTCGAAGGGGATGAAGCGCAAAGTTGCCATCGCGCGCTCGCTCGTCAACGATCCGGACGTCCTGATCTACGACGAACCGGCCTCCGGGCTCGACCCGCTGACGACCCACGAGGTGCTCCAGTTCGTCCAGGAACTGGCCGCCGACGGGAAGACCGTCGTGTTCAGCGCGCACAACCTCTACCACGTCGCGGACCTCTGTGACCGCGTCGTCGTGATGAACGAGGGGGAGATCATCGCCCGCGGGAGCGTCCCGGAGATCCGCGAGGCCCACGGCCGGACGACGTACCGCGTGTTCTCGACCGTCTCCCTCCCAGGGAGCGACCCAGTGGACGACCGCCACGTCGTCGAAGTCGAGAGCCTCGACGACGCCGACGCCGTCCGCGAACGCGTCCGCGAGGCCGGCGGCGAGGTGACCGACGTGCGTACCGACGAACCGAGCCTCGAAGACGTGTTCCTCGAACTCACCGGCGAGCGGAGCGACCACCGACGCGCCGACCCAACAGCCGACGACAGCGAGGGCTCGGTGTGAGCGGCGACGCAGCGGACCCGGACCAGCGTGAGAACCGACGCGTTCGCGACCCCCGACGGCGCCTCCGCAAGATCGCCCGCATTGCCCGCTGGGAGGTCGAATACTCCGTGGGGACGCTCGACCGCCGGACGGTCCTGCTGGGGCTGCTGGCCGTCGTCGTCGCACTCGGCGCGGGCGGCGCCACCGCCGCGACCGGCGGCGTCGCGCTCGACGAGGACCTCTACCGCGTCGCCGTCGACGAGGAAAGCCCGTACCACGAGCCGGTCGCGGCGGCGCCGTCGCTGAACCCCGTCGAACCGGGCTCGGCGTGGGACGTTCGCGTCGTCGACACGAACCACGCCGACCGGACTGCCGAGTTCCGCGCACGGGACTCCGGGAAAGGGGCGGCCGCACTCGCGGCGCTCCGGGGCGCCGTCAGGAGCGAAAACGACCGCCTGATGCGAGCCGAACCGAACGAGTCCGCGGCGTTCCCCGTCGCCGTGACGCTCGAGTACGAGGGTCGAGCAACGGCGCCGGCGGGCGGGACGACCGACGGTGGCGGCACGACTGAACCGACCGAAACCGCCACGGCGAGCGGTGGCGGGGCGGGGGAGGAAGCGACCGCGACGGCCACGCCTGCGACCGACGACAGCGACCGCGGCTTCGCGATCCCGAACGTCGGCGACGCGCTGTTCCCCGACCCCGCGAGCGGCTCGCCCGCCGACATCCAACCACCGTTCCCGTTCGCGTCGCTGATCCTCGCGTTCGCCTTCCTCGTGCCGCTGAACTTCGTCGCGCAGGCGTACGGCAGCACTGTGCTCGACGAGCGGATCGGCCGCCGTGGCGAACTCCTGCTCGTCGCGCCGGTCGAACCCGGCGACGTGGTCGCGGGGAAGACGCTGCCGTACCTGCTCGCGTCGGTCGCACTCTCGGTCGTCGTCGCGCTCGCGGTGGGTGGCGGCGAGGCGGGCGTCGTCTCGGTGCTCGCGGTGCTCCCGCTGGCGGTGCTGTACCTCGCCGGCACGTTCGTGGGCGGGATGTTCGCCCGCTCGTTCAAGGAGCTCACGTTCGTCACGGTGACGCTGTCGGTGTTCCTGACCGCCTACGCGTTCGTGCCTGCCATCTTCGCGAACGTGACGCCGGTCGCGCTCATCTCGCCGCTGACGGTCGTGGTCCGGGACCTCCAGGGCGTCGGCGTCACCCCCGCCCAGTTCGCGTTTTCGACGGGCCCGCCGCTGCTGGCCGGCGGGACGCTGTTCCTGCTCGGCCTCGGCGTCTACCGGGAAGAGGACATGTTCACACAGCGCGCGGTGCCGCTGAAACTGCTCGACGCGCTCGACGCCCGGCTGACTGGTGCGCGCTCGGCGGCGACGCTCTCCGCGCTGGCGATCCCGTTCGTGTTCGTCGCGGAGCTGCTGGTCGTCGCGCTGCTGTTCGCGCTCCCCGTCTCGGTGAGCGTTCCGCTGCTCTTAGTCGCGATCGCGGCGATCGAGGAGGTCGCGAAGTCGGCCCACCTCTACGCCGGCTTCCGGACGGGGACGTTCGCCCGAACCAAACGGGTCACGCTGCTCGTCGGCGCGCTCTCCGGCTTGGGCTTTTTCGCCGGCGAGAAGCTCACCGCCGTCGTGCAGGTGGTCGGGCTCCCGGAGCTCACGCTCGGCCGGGCGGCGTTCTCCGCGACCGGGACCGGCCTCGATGGGCTGGCGGGCGGGCCACTGGGACTGCTCGTGCTGTTCATGGCGCCCCTGCTGTTGCACGCCGTCACCGCGACAGTGTCGGCTGCCGGCGCGGCGCGCGGACGGACGGCGTACCTCCTCGCGCTCGCGGCGGCGACGCTGCTCCACGCGGGCTACAACCTCACGGTGGTGAGCGCCGTTGTCTGAGCTACGCCCCGAGCCCGGCAGCGACGCGGCGAGGGAGCGCGAAGCCGCGGGCGAGGACCGCGGCCGCCTGCGCTCGTTCTGGCGCGACCCGCGAACCGTGCTCGCCCGGAAGGAGCTTCGCTCGCTGGCCGACGAGAAGACGATCGTGCTCGCGCTGCTGATCCAGCTGTTCGTCGCCGCGTTCTCCTCGTTCCTCGTGGTGGGGCTCGTCTCGATGTACCAGCCCGGCGGCGTCGGCGGCGTGAGCGTCGACGCGGGCGTCAGCGGCGACGCGGCCGACGAACTGCTCGCGACGC
It encodes the following:
- a CDS encoding creatininase family protein yields the protein MYLAEQTWPDVATADAGPVAFVPLGSTEQHGPHLPLSTDHTIAEGLARAAAERTGFLCTPTVNVGVSDHHRQFHGTMWVSPSSFRDYVEDLTRNLAYHGIDRVVFVNAHGGNEQHLQEVGRRVRADETAFATPWMWDHAIPELVNEIFVTNGPHAGPKETAMLLHLAPETVKEGEFENARDDGLTDLANAGYSRHGARVHYDTIENSANGAFGDPTDATAEKGERIFEAACDELVQLGEWLAEQRFADLMPREHVDAGGVTDV
- a CDS encoding nascent polypeptide-associated complex protein, yielding MFGGGGLNPRKMQQMMKQMGIDVEELDAEEVIIRTGDEELYFDGAQVTKMDAQGQETYQIVGEPNVRETGSDEAEAIEAGEEEEADEDGIPDADVEIVAQRAGVTESTAREVLEENDGDLAAAVSQLE
- a CDS encoding tRNA (adenine-N1)-methyltransferase, which produces MGAFLLVHGDREYVRRPGEELQTDLGVLDVPEDVSHGDELETHLGEPFGVRELRGPDLFEHFERTGAPMMPRDAGLVMGHTGAGGGDRVLDAGTGTGVLAAYLARAGAEVTTYETDAEFAEVARENMELGGVADRVDVRTGDVTEHLDDLVDEGPFDVLTLDTADSPAVVERAPELLTAGGFVAVYSPFVESVRETVETARGELTDIRTFETIQRRMDVGERGTRPSTAGVGHTGYLTFARKE
- a CDS encoding transcription factor S, with product MKFCDECGSMMKAEGDEWVCGSCGATETRNEAEESGMTTQQDQEESDIVDMSDVDEGALGPTTEIRCPECGNDRASYEMKQIRAADESETRFFTCTECGHKWREDDH
- a CDS encoding DoxX family protein translates to MSLLQAAALEGSAGTVFLLARLVFGLVLAFMGLNHFTDIEGMAGYAGSKGVPAPKFGVIASGVMLLLGGLGVAAGAYPVLAAGALATFFVVATPLMHDFWNAEDTQGEMTHFLKNVALLGASLAFLALGGVDWPLAANVGLF
- a CDS encoding ABC transporter ATP-binding protein: MIRADGLEKRYGEFVAVAGSDFSADAGDIFGIVGPNGAGKTTTLKMLAGLVEPTAGEATVAGYDVDDPEMRRALGFLPEESPLYENMTARSYLSFFADLYDVPGDVADDRIESTLDRLELDHRDRRLGDVSKGMKRKVAIARSLVNDPDVLIYDEPASGLDPLTTHEVLQFVQELAADGKTVVFSAHNLYHVADLCDRVVVMNEGEIIARGSVPEIREAHGRTTYRVFSTVSLPGSDPVDDRHVVEVESLDDADAVRERVREAGGEVTDVRTDEPSLEDVFLELTGERSDHRRADPTADDSEGSV
- a CDS encoding ABC transporter permease, with protein sequence MSGDAADPDQRENRRVRDPRRRLRKIARIARWEVEYSVGTLDRRTVLLGLLAVVVALGAGGATAATGGVALDEDLYRVAVDEESPYHEPVAAAPSLNPVEPGSAWDVRVVDTNHADRTAEFRARDSGKGAAALAALRGAVRSENDRLMRAEPNESAAFPVAVTLEYEGRATAPAGGTTDGGGTTEPTETATASGGGAGEEATATATPATDDSDRGFAIPNVGDALFPDPASGSPADIQPPFPFASLILAFAFLVPLNFVAQAYGSTVLDERIGRRGELLLVAPVEPGDVVAGKTLPYLLASVALSVVVALAVGGGEAGVVSVLAVLPLAVLYLAGTFVGGMFARSFKELTFVTVTLSVFLTAYAFVPAIFANVTPVALISPLTVVVRDLQGVGVTPAQFAFSTGPPLLAGGTLFLLGLGVYREEDMFTQRAVPLKLLDALDARLTGARSAATLSALAIPFVFVAELLVVALLFALPVSVSVPLLLVAIAAIEEVAKSAHLYAGFRTGTFARTKRVTLLVGALSGLGFFAGEKLTAVVQVVGLPELTLGRAAFSATGTGLDGLAGGPLGLLVLFMAPLLLHAVTATVSAAGAARGRTAYLLALAAATLLHAGYNLTVVSAVV